The following are from one region of the Azospirillum sp. TSH100 genome:
- a CDS encoding ABC transporter ATP-binding protein, which produces MLKTVADTAPIADAAPVQIQVRGVEKTFAVGAQKIVALQNIDLDIRKGEFVCLLGPSGCGKSTLLNAVAGFQPPTKGTVTVDGRIITEPGPDRGMVFQEYALFPWMTVAQNVAFGLEIKGMSKAEIAERVEWLLQKLHLQDFRNRFPKDLSGGMRQRVAIARVLALDSPILLMDEPFGALDALTRRTLQDELLRIWEEVGKTILFVTHSIEESIYLADRIIVMTYRPGTIKRDVAVDMPRPRDGSAPEFNRLKRELSQMVMEEQQRFSQDEIRSVTAD; this is translated from the coding sequence ATGCTGAAGACCGTTGCCGACACCGCTCCCATTGCCGACGCGGCGCCTGTGCAGATCCAGGTGCGCGGGGTGGAGAAGACCTTCGCCGTCGGCGCGCAGAAGATCGTCGCCTTGCAGAACATCGACCTCGACATCCGGAAGGGCGAGTTCGTCTGCCTGCTCGGTCCGTCGGGCTGCGGCAAGTCCACGCTGCTGAACGCGGTCGCCGGGTTCCAGCCGCCGACCAAGGGGACCGTCACCGTCGATGGCCGTATCATCACGGAGCCCGGTCCCGACCGCGGCATGGTGTTCCAGGAATATGCCCTGTTCCCCTGGATGACGGTGGCGCAGAACGTCGCCTTCGGTCTGGAGATCAAGGGGATGTCGAAGGCCGAGATCGCAGAACGGGTGGAGTGGTTGCTGCAGAAGCTGCATCTGCAGGACTTCCGCAACCGCTTTCCGAAGGATTTGTCGGGCGGCATGCGCCAGCGCGTCGCCATCGCCCGCGTGCTCGCGCTCGACAGCCCGATCCTGCTGATGGACGAGCCGTTCGGCGCGCTCGACGCCCTGACCCGCCGCACGCTCCAGGACGAGCTGCTGCGCATCTGGGAGGAGGTCGGCAAGACCATCCTGTTCGTCACCCACTCCATCGAGGAGAGCATCTATCTGGCCGACCGCATCATCGTGATGACCTACCGGCCGGGCACCATCAAGCGCGACGTCGCGGTCGACATGCCGCGCCCGCGCGACGGCTCCGCCCCGGAGTTCAACCGCCTGAAGCGCGAGCTGTCGCAGATGGTGATGGAGGAGCAGCAGCGCTTCAGCCAGGACGAAATCCGGTCCGTGACCGCGGATTGA
- a CDS encoding LysR family transcriptional regulator produces the protein MKAIHNPALDLNLIKVFDALLETRNVSRAAEALGVSQSAVSHALGRLRTLVGDPLFVRTGNRMEPTPRAQRLAEPLRDLLVGAARALSAEEDFDPQREERNFTISTSDSMQAVLLTGILRDAAEGDLRVSVSLLNLDPDATLNGLDDGTLDLAIGYQPEVRRWHDRQVLYRETHVCLFNPDLVPITPPIGLEDYTRYPHLMPSLRGGLTSFIDDELAALGTRRRVAASTTQFLAIPMILTRAPMLTSLPARLARLCADALGLATSPLPFDIGDYEVSMIWHRRNSGSPSHGWLRQRMSEEAAKL, from the coding sequence ATGAAAGCAATTCATAATCCTGCACTCGACCTCAACCTGATCAAGGTGTTCGACGCGCTGCTGGAAACCCGCAATGTTTCCCGCGCGGCCGAGGCGCTGGGCGTCAGCCAGTCGGCGGTCAGCCACGCGCTGGGCCGGCTGCGCACCCTGGTCGGCGATCCGCTGTTCGTGCGGACCGGCAACCGGATGGAGCCGACGCCGCGCGCCCAGCGCCTGGCCGAACCGCTGCGCGACCTGCTGGTCGGCGCCGCCCGCGCCCTGTCGGCGGAGGAGGATTTCGACCCCCAGCGGGAGGAGCGGAATTTCACCATCTCCACCTCCGATTCGATGCAGGCGGTGCTGCTGACCGGAATCCTGCGCGACGCGGCGGAGGGCGACCTGCGCGTGTCGGTCTCGCTGCTCAATCTCGACCCCGACGCCACGCTGAACGGGCTGGACGACGGCACGCTCGACCTCGCCATCGGCTATCAGCCGGAGGTGCGTCGCTGGCACGACCGGCAGGTGCTGTACCGGGAAACCCATGTCTGTCTGTTCAATCCGGATCTCGTCCCGATCACCCCGCCGATCGGGCTGGAGGATTACACCCGCTATCCGCATTTGATGCCGTCGCTGCGCGGCGGGCTGACCAGCTTCATCGATGACGAACTGGCGGCGCTCGGCACGAGGCGGCGGGTCGCCGCCTCCACCACCCAGTTCCTGGCGATCCCGATGATCCTGACCCGGGCGCCGATGCTGACCTCGCTGCCGGCCCGGCTGGCCCGGCTCTGTGCCGACGCGCTCGGCCTCGCCACCAGCCCGCTGCCCTTCGACATCGGCGATTACGAGGTGTCGATGATCTGGCACCGCCGCAACAGCGGCTCCCCCTCCCATGGCTGGCTGCGCCAGCGCATGAGCGAAGAAGCGGCGAAGCTCTGA
- a CDS encoding (2Fe-2S)-binding protein, translating into MVRINVNGEERQVDVPEDMPLLWVLRDELNMTGTKFGCGIAQCGACTVHVDGAPTRACQTPVGMLTPDSKITTIEGVKGKAAQAVQAAWQKLDVVQCGYCQSGQIMSAVALLTDNQNPTDQDIDAAMDGNVCRCATYVRIRAAIKDAAQTMRA; encoded by the coding sequence ATGGTTCGCATCAACGTCAACGGCGAGGAGCGTCAGGTCGACGTTCCGGAAGACATGCCGCTCCTGTGGGTTCTGCGGGACGAGCTGAACATGACCGGCACCAAGTTCGGCTGCGGCATCGCCCAGTGCGGCGCCTGTACCGTCCATGTCGACGGCGCGCCGACCCGCGCCTGCCAGACCCCGGTCGGCATGCTGACGCCGGACAGCAAGATCACCACCATCGAAGGCGTGAAGGGCAAGGCGGCCCAGGCCGTCCAGGCGGCATGGCAGAAGCTGGACGTCGTCCAGTGCGGCTATTGCCAGTCGGGCCAGATCATGAGCGCCGTCGCGCTGCTGACCGACAACCAGAACCCGACCGACCAGGACATCGATGCGGCGATGGACGGCAATGTCTGCCGCTGCGCCACCTATGTCCGCATCCGCGCGGCGATCAAGGATGCCGCCCAGACGATGAGGGCCTGA
- a CDS encoding xanthine dehydrogenase family protein molybdopterin-binding subunit — MLHHLIRQAAEHGFGDGLSLAPLPAPLPAPSRRGFLKAIGAGAGVLVVGAHLPMPALAAEAAPKIVGPADPRPHAFIIVAPDNTVTVLAKHLDKGQGIVTGIATIAAEELDADWAQVRGAFAPADAKLYANHFFGIQGTGGSTAVANSWDELRMAGAAARAMLVAAAAARWKVPAGEVTVSKGVVRHAASNRSLTFGELAEEAAKLPVPQQVKLKDPKDYVLIGKPDLHRLDHISKTNGTAIFSMDIRRPGQVTAVLARSPRFGGTVKSVDDAAARKVPGVIDVISLPVGVAVIARNTWAAIKGREALTVTWDDAKAETRGTDAMLADYRKAAERPGAVAANKGDADKAIADAKAKGGHVVDGEFVFPYLAHAPMEPLNAVVALNPEGGCTIWAGSQFQTVEQMVAAQILGCKPEQVKIETQWAGGSFGRRATTNADYIAEAVMIAKAYPKAPVHLVWTREDDIKGGRYRPLFLHRITAAVDAKGALVGWKQRIVGQSFMAGTPFEAVMVKNGVDETMVEGASDMAYPVANLAVDAHTLASPVTTLWWRSVGHTHTAYAKEVMIDRLAKAAGKDPVAFRMAMLKDHPRLAGVLKLAAEKAGWGQPLAQGKGRGVAVHESFNTYVAHVADVTVDAKGQIKVDRVVVAVDCGEVVNPDVVKAQMEGGAGWGIGHALRGEITMTDGVVDQANFDGYLPLRISDMPVVEVHIVPSHERPTGAGEPGVPTVAPAVANAVFSVTGQPLQTLPFSRGGIVS; from the coding sequence ATGCTGCATCATCTGATCCGTCAGGCCGCCGAACACGGGTTCGGCGACGGACTGTCGCTTGCACCGCTGCCGGCCCCCCTGCCTGCGCCGTCGCGCCGCGGTTTCCTGAAGGCCATCGGCGCCGGGGCCGGCGTGCTGGTCGTCGGCGCGCATCTGCCGATGCCGGCGCTGGCGGCGGAGGCCGCTCCGAAGATCGTCGGTCCTGCCGACCCGCGTCCGCACGCCTTCATCATTGTGGCGCCTGACAACACCGTTACCGTGCTGGCCAAGCATCTGGACAAGGGCCAGGGCATCGTCACCGGCATCGCCACCATCGCGGCGGAAGAGCTGGACGCCGACTGGGCCCAGGTGCGCGGCGCCTTCGCCCCGGCCGACGCCAAGCTGTACGCCAACCACTTCTTCGGCATACAGGGCACCGGCGGCTCGACCGCCGTCGCCAACAGCTGGGACGAGCTGCGCATGGCCGGCGCCGCCGCCCGCGCCATGCTGGTCGCCGCCGCGGCTGCCCGCTGGAAGGTTCCGGCCGGCGAGGTGACGGTGTCGAAGGGCGTGGTCCGCCATGCCGCCAGCAACCGCAGCCTGACCTTCGGCGAGCTGGCGGAGGAGGCGGCCAAGCTGCCGGTGCCGCAGCAGGTCAAGCTGAAGGACCCGAAGGATTATGTGCTGATCGGCAAGCCGGACCTGCACCGGCTGGACCACATCAGCAAGACCAACGGCACCGCCATCTTCTCGATGGACATCCGCCGCCCCGGTCAGGTGACGGCAGTGCTGGCCCGCAGCCCGCGCTTCGGCGGCACGGTCAAGAGCGTCGACGATGCCGCCGCCCGCAAGGTGCCGGGCGTCATCGACGTGATCAGCCTGCCGGTCGGCGTCGCGGTGATCGCCAGGAATACCTGGGCCGCCATCAAGGGCCGCGAGGCGCTGACGGTCACCTGGGACGATGCGAAGGCCGAGACCCGCGGCACCGACGCCATGCTGGCCGACTATCGCAAGGCGGCGGAAAGGCCGGGCGCGGTCGCGGCGAACAAGGGCGATGCCGACAAGGCGATCGCCGATGCCAAGGCCAAGGGCGGCCATGTGGTGGACGGCGAGTTCGTCTTCCCCTACCTCGCCCATGCGCCGATGGAGCCGCTGAACGCCGTGGTGGCGCTGAACCCGGAGGGTGGCTGCACCATCTGGGCGGGGTCGCAGTTCCAGACGGTCGAGCAGATGGTCGCCGCCCAAATCCTGGGCTGCAAGCCGGAGCAGGTGAAGATCGAGACCCAGTGGGCCGGGGGCAGCTTCGGTCGGCGCGCCACCACCAACGCCGACTACATCGCCGAGGCGGTGATGATCGCCAAGGCCTATCCCAAGGCCCCGGTGCATCTGGTCTGGACGCGCGAGGACGACATCAAGGGCGGCCGTTACCGCCCGCTGTTCCTGCACCGGATCACCGCGGCGGTCGACGCCAAGGGTGCCCTGGTCGGCTGGAAGCAGCGCATCGTCGGCCAGAGCTTCATGGCCGGCACGCCGTTCGAGGCGGTGATGGTCAAGAACGGCGTCGACGAGACGATGGTCGAGGGCGCCTCGGACATGGCCTATCCGGTGGCGAATCTCGCGGTGGATGCCCACACCCTCGCCTCGCCGGTCACCACCCTGTGGTGGCGCTCGGTCGGGCACACCCACACGGCTTACGCCAAGGAGGTGATGATCGACCGCCTCGCCAAGGCGGCCGGCAAGGACCCGGTGGCCTTCCGCATGGCGATGCTGAAGGACCATCCGCGTCTGGCTGGCGTGCTGAAGCTGGCGGCGGAGAAGGCCGGCTGGGGCCAGCCGCTGGCGCAGGGCAAGGGCCGCGGCGTCGCCGTGCATGAGAGCTTCAACACCTATGTCGCCCATGTCGCCGACGTGACGGTCGACGCCAAGGGGCAGATCAAGGTGGACCGGGTCGTCGTCGCCGTCGATTGTGGCGAGGTCGTCAACCCGGACGTCGTCAAGGCGCAGATGGAGGGCGGCGCCGGCTGGGGCATCGGCCATGCGCTGCGCGGCGAGATCACCATGACCGACGGCGTGGTGGATCAGGCCAACTTCGACGGCTATCTGCCGCTGCGGATATCCGACATGCCGGTGGTGGAGGTCCACATCGTGCCGTCGCACGAGCGGCCGACCGGCGCCGGCGAGCCGGGCGTCCCGACCGTGGCGCCGGCGGTGGCGAACGCCGTCTTCTCGGTGACCGGACAGCCGTTGCAGACGCTGCCCTTCAGCCGGGGCGGAATCGTCAGCTGA
- a CDS encoding mismatch-specific DNA-glycosylase, whose protein sequence is MDLFDDVPAPLPDGLPPPAGPLPDIVAPGLDCLFVGFNPGLRSGALGHHYAGRGNQFWRLLHEAGLTPRLYRPEEDVTLPAIGLGSTNLVARATASAAELSRAELRGGVPRLARVVGFVRPRVLAYTGKGVYLAATGLPDARWGVQARGLFDGVADVVVPSPSGLARLPFEEKLHWFREVRAEIDRRR, encoded by the coding sequence ATGGACCTGTTCGACGATGTTCCGGCCCCTCTGCCGGACGGTTTGCCGCCGCCCGCCGGACCGCTGCCGGACATCGTGGCGCCGGGGCTGGACTGCCTGTTCGTCGGCTTCAATCCCGGCCTGCGCTCGGGTGCGCTCGGCCATCACTATGCCGGGCGCGGCAACCAGTTCTGGCGCCTGCTGCACGAGGCCGGCCTGACGCCGCGGCTTTACCGGCCGGAGGAGGACGTCACCCTGCCGGCCATCGGGCTCGGCTCCACCAACCTCGTCGCCCGCGCCACCGCCAGTGCCGCCGAGCTGTCACGGGCCGAACTGCGCGGCGGGGTGCCGCGGCTGGCGCGGGTCGTCGGTTTCGTCCGGCCGCGGGTGCTGGCCTATACCGGCAAGGGCGTCTATCTGGCGGCGACCGGCCTGCCCGACGCCCGCTGGGGCGTGCAGGCGCGCGGCCTGTTCGACGGGGTCGCCGATGTGGTCGTGCCCTCCCCCAGCGGTCTCGCCCGCCTGCCCTTCGAGGAGAAACTGCACTGGTTCCGCGAGGTGCGGGCGGAGATCGACCGGCGGCGCTGA
- a CDS encoding GMC oxidoreductase, producing MLRDARHVLNGTHIDCDLCVIGGGAAGLTIARELAGGSLSVVLLEGGGLEVDGISQALYAGRNVGLPYERLTTARSRYLGGSTNCWGGFSRPLERTDFAERPWIPGSGWPIPRDTMMPYYERSHSVLGLGPFEYDSDYWMERVGGPKTQLIPVEKPVGNDGDGSASRFENRVAQLSPPIRMGEAYRAEIGRAANITAFLNANVTGLETNQSATAVERVQVRTLDGPGFTVGARLFVLGCGGIENARILLLSNKVQAAGLGNGNDLVGRYFADHPRFKTSPIRLTRQGHHRTLYDVSLCLARRRLRRPHPSIALALSPTEELQERHALPNSRTYLVASYHSGALDAFKAMRDLRLLPSRHRCRRFGVSEDEAASLLRNAGPRILRSMPQLAHALFDSTIDPGWLPRRFTLETVLEPVPNPESRVTLDHATDPFGRNLPKVDWRLTAQDRWGATETQRLLREDLLRRGLITVADGESGAEENVGEATMADVGWCWHHMGTTRMHDSPRHGVVDPDGRVHGVGNLYIAGSSVFPTMGADHPTMTIVALALRMTDRILALLQDERSSPPAPAVAASL from the coding sequence TTGCTTCGTGACGCCCGCCATGTCCTGAACGGCACGCACATCGACTGCGATCTGTGCGTGATCGGCGGCGGTGCCGCCGGCCTGACCATCGCGCGCGAGCTGGCGGGCGGCAGCTTAAGCGTCGTCCTGCTGGAAGGCGGCGGGCTGGAAGTCGACGGCATCTCCCAGGCACTCTATGCCGGCCGCAACGTCGGCCTGCCTTATGAACGGCTGACCACCGCGCGCAGCCGCTATCTGGGCGGCAGCACCAATTGCTGGGGCGGCTTCTCCCGCCCGCTGGAACGGACGGACTTCGCCGAGCGCCCCTGGATTCCGGGCAGCGGCTGGCCGATCCCACGCGACACGATGATGCCCTATTACGAGCGCTCGCACAGCGTGCTCGGCCTCGGCCCCTTCGAGTACGACAGCGACTACTGGATGGAACGGGTCGGCGGGCCGAAGACCCAACTGATCCCGGTGGAGAAGCCGGTCGGGAATGATGGCGACGGCAGTGCCAGCCGGTTCGAGAACCGCGTCGCCCAGCTCAGCCCGCCGATCCGCATGGGCGAGGCCTACCGCGCCGAGATCGGGCGCGCCGCCAACATCACCGCCTTCCTGAACGCCAACGTCACCGGGCTGGAGACCAACCAGTCCGCCACGGCGGTGGAGCGGGTGCAGGTGCGCACGCTGGACGGCCCCGGCTTCACCGTCGGCGCCCGGCTGTTCGTTCTGGGCTGCGGCGGCATCGAGAACGCCCGCATCCTGCTGCTGTCCAACAAGGTGCAGGCGGCAGGGCTGGGCAACGGCAACGACCTCGTCGGCCGCTATTTCGCCGACCACCCTCGCTTCAAGACCTCGCCGATCCGCCTGACCCGGCAGGGGCATCACCGCACGCTCTACGACGTCAGCCTGTGCCTCGCCCGGCGGCGGCTTCGGCGGCCGCACCCGTCGATCGCGCTGGCGCTCTCTCCGACCGAGGAACTCCAGGAACGGCACGCGCTGCCCAACTCGCGCACCTATCTGGTCGCCTCCTACCATTCGGGGGCGCTGGACGCCTTCAAAGCGATGCGCGACCTGCGGCTCCTGCCATCGCGCCACCGCTGCCGCCGCTTCGGCGTGTCGGAGGACGAGGCGGCGAGCCTGCTGCGCAACGCCGGTCCGCGCATCCTGCGCAGCATGCCGCAACTGGCGCACGCGCTGTTCGACAGCACCATCGATCCCGGCTGGCTTCCCCGCCGCTTCACCCTGGAAACGGTGCTGGAGCCGGTGCCCAACCCGGAAAGCCGGGTGACGCTGGACCACGCCACCGACCCGTTCGGCCGTAACCTGCCGAAAGTGGACTGGCGCCTGACCGCGCAGGACCGCTGGGGCGCCACCGAGACCCAGCGCCTGCTGCGCGAGGATCTGCTGCGTCGCGGCCTGATCACGGTGGCGGACGGGGAAAGCGGGGCAGAAGAAAACGTGGGCGAGGCGACGATGGCCGATGTCGGCTGGTGCTGGCACCATATGGGCACCACCCGCATGCATGACTCGCCGCGCCACGGCGTGGTCGATCCGGATGGCCGCGTCCATGGCGTGGGCAACCTTTACATCGCCGGCAGCTCCGTCTTCCCGACCATGGGGGCGGACCATCCGACCATGACCATCGTGGCGCTGGCGCTGCGGATGACCGACCGCATTCTCGCCCTGCTGCAGGACGAACGCAGCAGCCCGCCCGCTCCCGCGGTGGCCGCCTCGCTTTGA
- a CDS encoding DUF4142 domain-containing protein: MKRHHLLATAAMILFTTPALSLAQTPAPSKTVTEKGQTAQQDMTFAEKAAISDIFEIQAGKLAQDQAKDQGVKQFGSHMVADHTKTSDAMKTMAQQKAMTLPAKLDSEHQQKLDKLRGLKGDQFDAAYLQGQMDAHQTAVTLFRQQAENGKDADLKRFAEQTLPTLEQHLRQVRDLRPNVASSSGAAGQSTSFEKMMGKDVYGENGKKLGDVADIILDAQTGKATQVILNRGGVLGIGAKHVALDYNLLRSDGDRVVARQVTEDQVKQMAEFKYDDTTVSLGKRHGGNSSGSSTDHDATGHNTGAAGGDAAHGTANSLDSTQPRNPQPNQQ, from the coding sequence ATGAAACGCCACCATCTTCTCGCGACCGCTGCGATGATCCTGTTCACCACCCCCGCGCTGTCGCTGGCCCAGACGCCGGCCCCGTCCAAGACGGTGACCGAGAAGGGCCAGACGGCTCAGCAGGACATGACCTTCGCCGAAAAGGCGGCGATCAGCGACATTTTTGAAATCCAGGCGGGCAAGCTCGCGCAGGATCAGGCGAAGGACCAGGGCGTCAAGCAGTTCGGCAGCCACATGGTGGCCGACCACACCAAAACGTCCGACGCCATGAAGACCATGGCCCAGCAGAAGGCGATGACCCTGCCGGCCAAGCTTGATTCCGAACACCAGCAGAAGCTGGACAAGCTGCGCGGCCTGAAGGGCGATCAGTTCGATGCCGCCTATCTCCAGGGCCAGATGGACGCCCACCAGACCGCCGTTACCCTGTTTCGCCAGCAGGCGGAGAATGGCAAGGATGCCGACCTGAAGCGCTTCGCCGAACAGACACTGCCGACGCTGGAACAGCATCTGCGCCAAGTCCGCGACCTCCGCCCGAATGTCGCCTCCAGCAGCGGCGCCGCCGGGCAGAGCACCAGCTTCGAGAAGATGATGGGCAAGGACGTCTATGGCGAGAACGGCAAGAAGCTGGGCGACGTCGCCGACATCATCCTCGACGCCCAGACCGGCAAGGCCACCCAGGTGATCCTGAACCGCGGTGGCGTGTTGGGCATCGGCGCCAAGCATGTGGCGCTCGATTACAACCTGTTGCGCAGTGACGGCGACCGCGTCGTCGCCCGTCAGGTGACCGAGGATCAGGTCAAGCAGATGGCGGAGTTCAAGTACGACGACACCACCGTCTCGCTCGGCAAGCGCCACGGCGGCAATAGCAGCGGCAGCAGCACCGATCACGACGCGACCGGCCACAACACGGGTGCGGCCGGTGGTGATGCGGCCCACGGCACCGCCAACAGCCTGGACAGCACCCAGCCGCGCAACCCGCAGCCGAACCAGCAATGA
- a CDS encoding TIGR02302 family protein, producing the protein MNHDPADGLTEPRFRLAQARVALLWERLGPALWAPLSVLGAFLALALLNLLILLPGWLHGLALLVLAAAFLLSLVVGIRRFRAPAEDEARRRLERDSGLSHRPLHTLRDRPAGNDPTAQALWRLHQERTRAAMRGLRVAWPGTEVPAHDRYALRALVILTLVVAGAAAWGDWRPRIAAALTPQFTSGTATAAATLDLWINPPDYTGLPPVFLKSGSATKPTAQQTAGASADHPAGNQTADQPVTIPQGSLVLARVTGGNGTPSLEAGDQTGPFEAVDSTNFQVQKPVTGGTRIAVTQGGRTLGSWPIQVVPDRAPIIAHATPPAAGERGALKLDYAARDDYGLTEVKAQIRLAPDVPAPGAANGGAAKTDTPPKDMPKADAEQVLEFPLSLPGVRPKDAHGTAFQDLTAHPWAGMPVTVRLTATDGAGQTGRSEDAAIILPERTFNHPVARAIVNQRKILTRNPQQSRVQVARALAEISARPDSYGNDIVAFLSLRTAMARLMLDQSAEAVPSLQQLLWETALRIEDGGLSLAEKDLRDAEKRLSEALDKNASDEELNRLMDELQAALDKFMDAMEQRMLEAMQRGEQIPMVPPELADKMTDRGDLQQMLDRMREMAQTGSRDAARQMLSQLQQMLENMRSGAMAQMNQQNGQQQQNQSWEMMQQLQKLAQQQQQLLDQSFRQSQESMDQQGDQPRGRQQNQRRNQQGQQQQNSGSPTMQKQAEQQEALRRQLGELMRRMGEQQGGEIPQPLGRAERAMRDAAQALQQGAPGAAVPSQTEAMEQLQQGMQGMAEQMAQQMMGQSGPAMMGQQGQMPRQGRGRDPLGRRPSGYGMQDSNDVKIPEQSELQRAREILDELRRRSGQYGRPQEERNYIDRLLKQF; encoded by the coding sequence TTGAACCACGATCCCGCTGACGGCCTGACGGAACCCCGCTTCCGCCTCGCCCAGGCGCGCGTGGCGCTGTTGTGGGAACGGCTGGGGCCGGCTCTGTGGGCGCCGCTGTCGGTGCTGGGCGCCTTCCTGGCACTGGCCCTGCTGAACCTGCTGATCCTGTTGCCGGGCTGGCTGCACGGGCTGGCCCTGCTGGTGCTGGCCGCCGCCTTCCTGCTGTCGCTCGTTGTCGGTATCCGTCGCTTCCGCGCCCCGGCGGAGGACGAGGCCCGCCGCCGGCTGGAGCGGGACAGCGGCCTTTCCCACCGCCCGCTGCACACCCTGCGCGATCGCCCCGCCGGCAACGACCCCACCGCCCAGGCGCTGTGGCGCCTGCATCAGGAGCGCACGCGCGCCGCCATGCGTGGGCTGCGCGTCGCCTGGCCGGGGACCGAGGTGCCCGCGCACGACCGTTATGCGCTACGCGCCCTGGTGATCCTGACCCTGGTGGTCGCCGGTGCCGCCGCCTGGGGCGACTGGCGCCCGCGGATCGCCGCGGCCCTCACCCCGCAGTTCACCAGCGGCACCGCCACCGCGGCGGCGACGCTGGATCTCTGGATCAACCCGCCCGACTACACCGGGCTGCCGCCGGTCTTCCTGAAATCCGGATCCGCCACCAAGCCCACCGCCCAGCAGACGGCGGGAGCCTCCGCCGACCATCCCGCCGGCAATCAAACTGCCGACCAGCCGGTCACCATCCCGCAGGGCAGCCTCGTGCTGGCCCGCGTCACCGGAGGCAACGGCACCCCCAGCCTGGAGGCCGGCGACCAGACCGGCCCGTTCGAGGCGGTGGATTCCACCAATTTCCAGGTGCAGAAGCCGGTGACCGGCGGCACCCGCATCGCCGTCACCCAGGGCGGGCGGACGCTGGGCTCCTGGCCGATCCAGGTGGTGCCCGACCGCGCCCCGATCATCGCCCACGCCACCCCGCCCGCAGCCGGCGAGCGCGGCGCGCTGAAACTCGACTATGCCGCCCGCGACGATTACGGCCTGACCGAGGTGAAGGCGCAGATCCGCCTCGCGCCGGACGTCCCGGCCCCCGGCGCGGCCAATGGCGGAGCGGCGAAAACCGACACGCCGCCGAAGGACATGCCGAAGGCAGATGCCGAGCAGGTTCTGGAATTCCCGCTGTCGCTTCCCGGCGTCCGGCCGAAGGACGCGCACGGCACCGCCTTCCAGGATTTGACCGCTCATCCCTGGGCCGGAATGCCGGTGACGGTGCGGTTGACCGCCACCGACGGAGCCGGCCAGACCGGCCGGTCGGAGGACGCGGCGATCATCCTGCCGGAACGGACCTTCAACCACCCGGTCGCCCGCGCCATCGTCAACCAGCGCAAGATCCTGACCCGCAACCCGCAGCAGTCCCGCGTCCAGGTAGCCCGCGCCCTGGCGGAGATCTCCGCGCGTCCCGACAGTTACGGCAATGACATCGTCGCCTTCCTGTCCCTGCGCACCGCCATGGCCCGCCTGATGCTGGACCAGAGCGCCGAGGCGGTTCCCTCCCTCCAGCAGCTTCTGTGGGAAACCGCACTGCGCATCGAGGATGGCGGCCTGTCGCTGGCTGAAAAAGACCTGCGCGACGCCGAGAAGCGCCTGTCCGAAGCGTTGGACAAGAACGCTTCCGACGAGGAGCTGAACCGTCTGATGGACGAGTTGCAGGCCGCTCTCGACAAGTTCATGGATGCCATGGAACAGCGGATGCTGGAGGCCATGCAGCGCGGCGAGCAGATCCCGATGGTGCCGCCGGAACTGGCCGACAAGATGACCGACCGCGGCGACCTTCAGCAGATGCTGGACCGCATGCGCGAGATGGCGCAGACCGGATCGCGCGACGCTGCCCGCCAGATGCTCTCGCAGCTTCAGCAGATGCTGGAGAACATGCGCTCCGGCGCCATGGCGCAGATGAACCAGCAGAACGGCCAGCAGCAGCAGAACCAGTCCTGGGAGATGATGCAGCAGTTGCAGAAGCTGGCGCAGCAGCAGCAGCAGCTTCTCGACCAGAGCTTCCGCCAGTCGCAGGAATCGATGGACCAGCAGGGCGACCAACCCCGCGGCCGCCAGCAGAACCAGCGCCGGAACCAGCAGGGGCAGCAGCAGCAGAATTCCGGCAGCCCGACCATGCAGAAGCAGGCCGAACAGCAGGAGGCGCTGCGCCGCCAGTTGGGCGAGCTGATGCGCCGCATGGGCGAACAGCAGGGTGGCGAGATCCCGCAGCCGCTGGGCCGTGCAGAACGCGCCATGCGCGATGCCGCCCAGGCTCTGCAGCAGGGTGCTCCCGGCGCCGCGGTGCCGTCGCAGACCGAAGCGATGGAGCAACTCCAGCAGGGCATGCAGGGCATGGCCGAACAGATGGCCCAGCAGATGATGGGCCAGAGTGGTCCGGCCATGATGGGCCAGCAGGGCCAGATGCCGCGCCAGGGCCGGGGCCGCGACCCACTCGGCCGCCGTCCGTCCGGTTACGGCATGCAGGATTCCAACGACGTGAAGATTCCGGAACAGTCGGAACTCCAGCGCGCTCGCGAAATCCTCGACGAACTCCGCCGCCGCTCCGGCCAATACGGCCGTCCGCAGGAGGAACGCAACTACATCGACCGGCTGCTGAAGCAGTTCTGA